One segment of Vulpes lagopus strain Blue_001 chromosome 8, ASM1834538v1, whole genome shotgun sequence DNA contains the following:
- the EXOSC8 gene encoding exosome complex component RRP43, with protein sequence MAAGFKTVEPLEYYRRFLKENCRPDGRELGEFRTTTVNIGSISTADGSALVKLGNTTVICGIKAEFAAPPTDAPDKGYVVPNVDLPPLCSSRFRSGPPGEEAQVASQFIADVIENSQIIQKEDLCISPGKLSWVLYCDIICLDYDGNILDACTFALLAALKNAQLPEVTINEETGLAEVNLKKKSYLNIRTHPVATSFAVFDDTLLIVDPTGEEEHLATGTLTVVMDEEGKLCCLHKPGGSGLTGAKLQDCMSRAVTRHKEVKKLMDEVIKSMKPK encoded by the exons ATGGCGGCCGGGTTCAA AACTGTGGAACCTCTGGAGTATTACAGGAGATTTTTG aaagagaactGCCGTCCTGATGGAAGAGAACTTGGTGAATTCAGAACCACAACTGTCAACATAG GTTCAATTAGTACTGCAGATGGTTCCGCTTTAGTGAAGCTGGGAAATACTACAGTAATTTGTGGAATTAAAGCG GAATTTGCAGCACCACCAACAGATGCCCCTGATAAAGGATATGTTG TTCCTAATGTGGATCTACCACCTCTGTGTTCATCGAGATTTCGATCTGGACCTCCTGGAGAAGAGGCCCAGGTGGCTAGCCAGTTCATTGCAGATGTCATTGAAAA TTCACAGATAATTCAGAAAGAGGACTTATGCATTTCTCCAGGAAAG CTTTCTTGGGTTCTGTACTGTGATATCATTTGCCTTGACTATGATGGGAACATCTTGGATGCCTGTACATTTGCTTTGTTAGcagctttaaaaaatg CACAGCTGCCAGAAGTtactataaatgaagaaactggttTAGCAGAAgttaatttaaagaagaaaagttacTTGAATATTAGAACTCATCCAGTTGCAACTTCCTTTGCTGTATTTGATGA CACTCTGCTCATAGTTGATCCTACTGGAGAGGAGGAACATCTCGCAACTGGAACCTTAACAGTAGTAATGGATGAGGAAGGCAAGCTGTGTTGTCTTCACAAACCAG GTGGAAGTGGACTGACTGGAGCTAAACTTCAGGATTGTATGAGCCGAGCAGTTACCAgacacaaagaagtaaaaaaactGATGGATGAAGTAATTAAGAGTATGAAACCCAAATAA